A window of the Verminephrobacter eiseniae EF01-2 genome harbors these coding sequences:
- a CDS encoding tripartite tricarboxylate transporter permease, which yields MDLINHLALGFSVAFTLQNLAYCFAGCLLGTLIGVLPGIGPVATIAMLLPATYALPPVAALIMLAGIYYGAQYGGSTTAILVNLPGESSSVVTVIDGYQMARKGRAGPALAAAGLGSFFAGCVGTLILAAFAPPLTEVAFKFGPAEYFSLMVLGLIGAVVLASGSLLKAVAMIVLGLLLGLVGTDVNSGVARFSFDIPELTDGIGFVAIAMGVFGYGEIVANLARPDTEREVFTAKVEGLFPTKEDFKRMIPAVLRGTALGAGLGILPGGGALLSAFAAYTIEKKTRLQPGEVPFGQGNIRGVAAPEAANNAGAQTSFIPLLTLGIPPNAVMALMVGAMTIHNIQPGPQVMTSNPELFWGLIASMWIGNAMLIILNLPLIGIWIKLLTVPYRWLYPSIVLFCAVGVYSMNNNTFDIWIVGIFGLVGYLFHKLGAEPAPLLLGFILGSMMEENLRRALLLSRGVWSVFITRPLSAGLLAAAVLLLTIVLLPAIKHKREEVFVED from the coding sequence ATGGATCTCATTAACCATCTGGCGCTCGGGTTTAGCGTCGCGTTCACGTTGCAAAACCTTGCCTACTGCTTCGCTGGCTGCCTGCTGGGCACGCTGATCGGCGTCCTGCCCGGCATCGGCCCCGTGGCAACCATCGCCATGCTGCTGCCCGCCACCTACGCCTTGCCTCCGGTGGCGGCGCTGATCATGCTGGCAGGCATTTATTACGGCGCCCAATATGGGGGTTCGACCACGGCGATCCTGGTCAATCTTCCCGGCGAGTCCTCCTCGGTGGTGACCGTGATCGACGGTTATCAGATGGCCCGCAAGGGGCGCGCCGGCCCGGCGCTGGCGGCCGCCGGCCTGGGCTCGTTTTTTGCCGGTTGCGTAGGCACGCTGATTTTGGCGGCATTCGCGCCGCCACTGACCGAAGTGGCCTTCAAGTTCGGTCCGGCCGAGTATTTTTCGCTGATGGTGCTGGGCCTGATCGGCGCCGTGGTGCTGGCCTCGGGCTCCCTGCTCAAGGCGGTGGCCATGATCGTGCTGGGCCTGTTGCTCGGGCTCGTCGGCACCGACGTGAATTCGGGCGTGGCCCGTTTCAGCTTCGATATTCCTGAACTGACCGACGGCATCGGCTTTGTGGCCATTGCCATGGGGGTGTTCGGTTATGGCGAAATCGTTGCCAACCTCGCCCGCCCCGACACCGAGCGCGAGGTGTTCACGGCCAAGGTCGAAGGTCTGTTCCCGACCAAGGAAGATTTCAAACGCATGATTCCCGCCGTGCTGCGTGGCACTGCGCTGGGCGCCGGACTGGGCATCCTGCCCGGCGGCGGCGCGTTGTTGTCGGCCTTTGCGGCCTATACGATCGAGAAGAAGACCCGGTTGCAGCCCGGCGAAGTGCCGTTCGGCCAGGGCAACATCCGTGGCGTGGCAGCGCCCGAGGCGGCCAACAATGCCGGCGCGCAGACCTCCTTCATCCCGCTGCTGACGCTGGGTATCCCGCCCAACGCCGTGATGGCGCTGATGGTGGGGGCGATGACCATCCACAACATCCAGCCAGGCCCCCAGGTGATGACCAGCAACCCCGAATTGTTCTGGGGCCTGATCGCTTCGATGTGGATCGGCAACGCCATGCTGATCATCCTGAACCTGCCGCTGATCGGCATCTGGATCAAACTGCTGACGGTGCCCTATCGCTGGCTGTACCCGTCGATCGTGCTGTTCTGTGCGGTGGGCGTGTACTCCATGAACAACAACACCTTCGACATCTGGATCGTGGGCATCTTCGGGCTGGTCGGTTACCTGTTTCACAAACTGGGCGCGGAACCGGCCCCCTTGCTGCTCGGGTTCATCCTGGGCTCGATGATGGAAGAAAACCTGCGCCGCGCCTTGCTGCTCTCGCGTGGCGTCTGGAGCGTGTTCATCACCCGTCCGCTGTCGGCCGGCCTGCTCGCCGCTGCCGTGCTGCTGCTGACCATCGTGCTGCTGCCTGCCATCAAGCACAAGCGCGAAGAAGTCTTCGTGGAAGACTGA
- a CDS encoding tripartite tricarboxylate transporter TctB family protein: protein MKIKNQKDFFAGLMFMGIGVAFALGATKYQLGTGARMGPGYFPLLLGILLAVIGTVIVFNAATVQAPDGHQIGKWAWRPLFFILAANFAFGILLGGLHLRIPREGLPDLINVKIPAMGLIIGIYALTFISSLAGKEFNVKGVFILSTVLAIGSYMVFIWALKLQFPVWPSFITG from the coding sequence ATGAAGATCAAGAACCAGAAAGACTTTTTTGCCGGCCTCATGTTCATGGGGATTGGGGTGGCGTTTGCTCTGGGGGCCACCAAATACCAATTGGGCACCGGTGCGCGGATGGGCCCGGGTTACTTCCCGCTGCTGCTGGGCATTTTGCTGGCCGTCATCGGCACGGTGATCGTCTTCAATGCCGCCACCGTGCAAGCGCCGGATGGTCACCAGATCGGCAAATGGGCCTGGAGGCCGCTGTTTTTCATCCTGGCCGCCAACTTTGCTTTCGGCATCCTGCTCGGAGGCTTGCACCTGCGCATTCCGCGGGAAGGCTTGCCTGACTTGATCAACGTGAAAATTCCCGCGATGGGCCTGATCATCGGCATCTACGCGCTGACCTTCATCTCGAGCCTGGCGGGCAAAGAATTCAACGTCAAAGGCGTGTTCATTCTTTCCACGGTGCTGGCCATCGGCAGTTATATGGTATTCATCTGGGCGCTCAAGCTGCAGTTTCCTGTGTGGCCGAGTTTCATCACCGGTTGA
- a CDS encoding GspE/PulE family protein has product MSVPVVSPGRGMARPPVGPVDWLRLVQWLRDDQVISREEAQRTIARCSQAESSQHALVRLANVAMERASDGKPLDIEELSEYLAKRAGLPYLRIDPLKVDVGRVAETMSATYAERHKVLPVQVTAQEVVVATAEPFIDDWVAEVERQARRSVRRVVSNPQDIHRFTAEFFALAKSVRAAQKAGSNAGNNSFEQLVELGKSNKQLDANDQSVVRVVDWLWQYAFDQRASDIHLEPRRDQGMIRFRIDGILHPVYQLPMGVHNAIVARIKLLGRIDVMEKRRPQDGRIKTRNQRGEEVEMRLSTLPTAFGEKMVMRIFDPDNAVKDLDALGFAQHDAQRWESLVKRPHGIILVTGPTGSGKTTTLYSTLKRVATEEVNVSTVEDPIEMIEPSFNQTQVQPQLDFSFAEGLRALMRQDPDIIMVGEIRDQETAEMAVQAALTGHLVFSTLHTNDAPSAITRMMELGVPAYLLNATLLGVLAQRLVRTLCTLCKQKDPAAVRETLDEAVKPWKINGSYQPYKPVGCVDCRMGGFRGRMGLYELLVVSEALKEQVTHAPSIDALRRQAVQDGMRPLRLAGALRVAEGLTTMDEVIAAAPPLA; this is encoded by the coding sequence ATGAGCGTTCCCGTAGTTTCCCCGGGCCGGGGCATGGCGCGGCCCCCTGTCGGTCCGGTCGACTGGCTCCGGCTGGTGCAGTGGCTCCGCGACGATCAGGTCATCTCGCGCGAGGAGGCGCAGCGCACCATCGCCCGCTGTTCGCAGGCCGAGAGTTCCCAGCACGCGCTGGTGCGGCTGGCCAATGTCGCGATGGAGCGCGCCAGCGATGGCAAGCCGCTGGACATCGAGGAACTGTCCGAATACCTTGCCAAGCGGGCCGGGCTGCCCTATCTGCGCATCGACCCGCTGAAGGTGGATGTCGGCCGTGTGGCCGAGACGATGAGCGCCACCTACGCCGAGCGCCACAAGGTGTTGCCGGTGCAGGTCACGGCACAGGAAGTGGTGGTGGCCACGGCCGAGCCTTTCATCGACGACTGGGTGGCCGAGGTGGAGCGCCAGGCGCGGCGCTCGGTGCGGCGTGTGGTGTCCAACCCACAGGATATCCACCGCTTCACGGCCGAATTCTTTGCCCTGGCCAAATCGGTGCGGGCGGCGCAAAAGGCCGGGAGCAACGCGGGCAACAACAGCTTCGAGCAACTGGTGGAACTGGGCAAGAGCAACAAGCAGCTCGACGCCAATGACCAAAGCGTGGTCAGAGTGGTCGACTGGCTCTGGCAGTATGCGTTCGACCAGCGCGCCAGCGACATCCACCTGGAGCCGCGCCGCGATCAGGGCATGATCCGGTTTCGCATCGATGGAATACTGCACCCGGTCTATCAACTGCCGATGGGGGTGCACAACGCCATCGTCGCGCGCATCAAACTGCTTGGCCGCATCGACGTGATGGAAAAGCGCCGCCCGCAGGACGGCCGCATCAAGACGCGCAACCAGCGCGGCGAGGAGGTGGAAATGCGTTTGTCCACGCTGCCCACCGCGTTTGGCGAAAAAATGGTGATGCGGATCTTCGACCCCGACAACGCCGTCAAAGACCTGGACGCACTGGGCTTTGCGCAGCACGATGCGCAGCGCTGGGAGAGCCTGGTCAAGCGCCCGCACGGCATCATCCTGGTGACCGGGCCTACCGGCTCGGGCAAGACCACCACGCTGTACTCGACCCTCAAGCGCGTGGCGACCGAAGAAGTCAACGTCAGCACGGTGGAAGACCCGATCGAAATGATCGAGCCCAGCTTCAACCAGACGCAGGTCCAGCCGCAACTGGACTTCAGCTTTGCCGAAGGTCTGCGCGCGCTGATGCGCCAGGACCCGGACATCATCATGGTCGGCGAAATCCGGGATCAGGAAACGGCCGAAATGGCCGTACAGGCGGCGCTCACGGGCCACCTGGTGTTCTCCACCCTGCACACCAACGATGCGCCATCGGCCATCACCCGCATGATGGAGTTGGGCGTGCCCGCCTACCTGCTCAATGCCACGCTGCTCGGCGTGCTGGCCCAGCGGCTGGTGCGCACGCTGTGCACGCTGTGCAAGCAAAAGGACCCGGCGGCGGTGCGCGAGACGCTGGACGAGGCCGTCAAGCCCTGGAAGATCAATGGCAGTTACCAGCCGTACAAACCCGTAGGCTGTGTCGATTGCCGCATGGGCGGCTTTCGCGGTCGCATGGGTCTGTATGAACTGCTGGTCGTCAGCGAGGCGCTCAAGGAGCAGGTCACCCATGCGCCGTCCATCGACGCGCTGCGCCGCCAGGCCGTGCAAGACGGCATGCGCCCGCTGCGCCTGGCCGGAGCGCTGCGGGTGGCCGAGGGCCTGACCACGATGGACGAGGTGATTGCGGCAGCGCCGCCGCTGGCCTGA
- a CDS encoding class I SAM-dependent methyltransferase, translated as MSRATNTPSRVLPEVSVSDDGRVRHLHLGTPWIQGSMRIDEPFALELEYVQRMMAWLLFAEPARVAKGHAMQLGLGAGAITRFCHRQLRTRTTAIELNPQVLLVCRQWFKLPPDGPRLQVVLADAAQEIRRPLWQGSVDALAVDLYDHEAAAPVLDSAEFYADCRALLTDTGCMTVNLFGRSMQFERSLQSIADAFGDRALWAFTPTREGNTVVLAQRTATRPRRAELLLRAAVIEARWGLPGVKWLRSLKPVVA; from the coding sequence ATGAGCCGTGCGACGAATACCCCCTCCAGAGTGCTGCCCGAAGTCAGCGTGTCCGACGACGGCCGGGTGCGCCACCTGCATCTGGGCACCCCCTGGATCCAAGGCTCGATGCGCATCGACGAGCCGTTCGCGTTGGAACTGGAGTATGTGCAGCGCATGATGGCCTGGCTGCTGTTCGCCGAGCCTGCGCGGGTCGCCAAAGGCCATGCGATGCAACTGGGCCTGGGGGCCGGGGCCATCACCCGGTTCTGCCACCGGCAACTGCGCACCCGCACCACCGCCATCGAGCTCAATCCGCAGGTGCTGCTGGTGTGCCGGCAGTGGTTCAAACTGCCCCCGGATGGCCCCCGGCTGCAGGTGGTGCTGGCCGATGCTGCGCAGGAGATCCGCCGCCCCCTGTGGCAGGGCAGCGTGGATGCGCTGGCGGTCGATCTGTACGACCACGAGGCGGCGGCGCCGGTGCTCGACAGTGCCGAGTTCTATGCCGATTGCCGCGCGCTGCTGACCGATACGGGTTGCATGACGGTCAACCTGTTCGGTCGGTCCATGCAGTTTGAACGCAGCCTGCAAAGCATCGCCGATGCGTTTGGCGACCGGGCGCTCTGGGCGTTCACGCCGACGCGCGAAGGCAATACGGTGGTGCTGGCGCAACGCACGGCGACGCGGCCCCGGCGTGCCGAGTTGCTCCTGCGGGCCGCCGTCATCGAGGCCCGCTGGGGACTGCCTGGCGTCAAATGGCTGCGTTCGCTCAAGCCCGTGGTGGCTTGA
- a CDS encoding DNA-deoxyinosine glycosylase — protein sequence MPEATAAAASLPTKSEAQARGLSARWQGLPAVVSAQTVVLILGSFPGAASLQAGQYYAHPRNHFWPILQALWPQHPLPNAYPARCDWLLARGLGLWDVHASCEREGSLDSRIRNPQTNDFARLHGCCPQLLAVAHNGSASFKYADAVRACLARPLSDATVQMAAIRLPSTSPANASWSFERKLTAWAALMSACHLL from the coding sequence ATGCCTGAAGCCACTGCTGCCGCCGCTTCCTTGCCGACGAAGTCCGAAGCGCAGGCCCGGGGCCTGTCCGCGCGTTGGCAGGGCCTGCCTGCGGTGGTTTCTGCGCAGACGGTGGTGCTGATTCTGGGCAGCTTTCCTGGCGCCGCGTCCTTGCAGGCCGGTCAGTACTACGCGCATCCCCGGAACCATTTTTGGCCCATTCTTCAGGCCCTGTGGCCGCAGCATCCCTTGCCGAACGCTTATCCGGCCCGCTGCGACTGGTTGCTGGCGCGGGGCCTGGGCCTGTGGGATGTCCACGCCAGTTGCGAGCGTGAGGGCAGCCTGGACAGCCGCATCCGCAACCCGCAGACCAATGACTTTGCCCGTCTGCATGGCTGCTGCCCGCAGTTGCTGGCCGTTGCCCACAATGGCAGTGCGAGCTTCAAGTATGCCGATGCAGTGCGGGCCTGCCTGGCCCGGCCCTTGTCCGATGCGACGGTGCAGATGGCGGCGATCCGGCTGCCATCGACCAGTCCGGCCAATGCCTCCTGGAGTTTCGAGCGTAAATTGACGGCCTGGGCGGCACTGATGTCTGCCTGCCACCTGCTGTGA
- the fghA gene encoding S-formylglutathione hydrolase has product MERIEQHASFGGRQEVWRHHSRALGCAMKFGIYLPAAALGGQSCPVLYWLSGLTCTEQNFITKAGAQAHAARHGLIVVAPDTSPRGDDVADDPAYDLGQGAGFYLDATQAPWAQHYRMQDYVARELPALVEQHFPAGAARSIAGHSMGGHGALVTALKNPGRYRSVSAFAPIVAPTRVPWGEKAFTAYLGQERQAWRAWDACELMATAQERLPLLIDQGEADEFLANQLRPELLQAACKAANYPLTLRLQPGHGHSYYFIASFLAEHFAHHAAALVDDRSGKG; this is encoded by the coding sequence ATGGAGCGCATCGAGCAACACGCCAGCTTCGGTGGCCGGCAGGAGGTGTGGCGACACCACAGCCGCGCGCTCGGTTGCGCGATGAAATTCGGCATTTACCTGCCTGCGGCCGCTCTGGGTGGCCAAAGTTGCCCGGTGCTGTACTGGCTCTCGGGCCTGACCTGCACCGAGCAGAACTTCATCACCAAGGCCGGCGCGCAAGCGCATGCCGCCCGGCATGGCCTGATCGTGGTCGCACCCGATACCAGCCCGCGCGGTGACGACGTGGCCGATGACCCGGCCTACGACCTGGGCCAAGGCGCAGGCTTTTACCTCGATGCGACGCAGGCGCCCTGGGCGCAGCATTACCGCATGCAAGACTATGTGGCCCGGGAACTACCCGCTCTGGTCGAGCAGCATTTCCCTGCCGGCGCGGCGCGCAGCATTGCCGGACATTCGATGGGCGGACATGGTGCGCTGGTGACGGCGCTGAAGAACCCGGGGCGCTACCGCAGCGTCTCGGCCTTCGCGCCCATCGTTGCGCCGACGCGCGTGCCCTGGGGCGAGAAGGCATTCACGGCGTATCTCGGCCAGGAGCGCCAGGCATGGCGGGCCTGGGATGCGTGCGAACTGATGGCAACGGCGCAGGAGCGGTTGCCGCTTCTGATCGACCAGGGCGAGGCCGACGAATTCCTGGCGAACCAACTGCGCCCCGAGCTGTTGCAGGCCGCCTGCAAGGCCGCAAACTACCCGCTGACCCTTCGGCTGCAACCAGGCCACGGTCATAGCTACTATTTCATCGCCAGTTTTCTGGCCGAGCATTTCGCCCACCATGCAGCGGCTTTGGTGGATGACCGGAGCGGCAAAGGTTGA
- the gfa gene encoding S-(hydroxymethyl)glutathione synthase, translating into MSTSIHPSVDNGVARGAAGFAGGTLRCLCQSEPVEVAISTQVLFNHACGCTKCWKPAGALFSVVGVVPRDKLAVTAHAEKLAVVDDKALIQRHACRACGAHLYGRIENQEHAFHGLDFIHTELSRDAGWDGPGFAAFVSSIIESGAPVAKMGEVRQTLRDKGLEPYDCLSPTLMDLLAGHSAKAKGTYREA; encoded by the coding sequence ATGAGCACATCCATTCATCCATCCGTCGACAACGGCGTCGCCCGGGGCGCGGCCGGCTTTGCCGGCGGCACATTGCGCTGCCTGTGCCAAAGCGAGCCGGTCGAAGTGGCGATATCCACCCAGGTCTTGTTCAACCACGCCTGCGGCTGCACCAAATGCTGGAAGCCCGCAGGCGCACTGTTCTCCGTGGTCGGGGTGGTGCCGCGCGACAAACTGGCGGTGACCGCCCATGCCGAAAAACTGGCCGTGGTCGACGACAAGGCCCTGATCCAGCGCCACGCCTGCCGCGCATGTGGCGCGCATCTGTATGGACGTATCGAGAACCAGGAGCATGCGTTCCACGGCCTGGACTTCATCCACACTGAACTGTCGCGGGACGCCGGCTGGGACGGCCCCGGCTTTGCCGCCTTCGTCTCGTCGATCATCGAAAGCGGTGCGCCGGTGGCGAAGATGGGTGAGGTGCGCCAAACGCTGCGCGACAAGGGGCTGGAGCCCTACGACTGCCTGAGTCCGACATTGATGGACCTGCTGGCCGGGCACTCCGCGAAAGCCAAGGGCACCTACCGCGAAGCATGA
- a CDS encoding S-(hydroxymethyl)glutathione dehydrogenase/class III alcohol dehydrogenase, protein MKSRAAVAFEAGKPLQIVEIDVEPPRAGEVLVKITHTGVCHTDAFTLSGDDPEGIFPAVLGHEGAGVVVEVGAGVVALAPGDHVIPLYTAECRACKFCLSGKTNLCQKVRATQGKGLMPDASSRFSYQGQPIFHYMGCSTFSEYTVVNEISLAKINPAANHEQVCLLGCGVTTGLGAVKNTAKVKPGDTVAVFGLGGIGLAVIQGAKLARAGRIIGVDTNPGKFDLARTMGATDCVNPKDHAKPIQDVIVEMTDGGVEFSFECIGNVDVMRAALECCHKGWGESVIIGVAGAGQEIRTRPFQLVTGRVWRGSAFGGVRGRTELPGMVDDAMAGRIQLAPFVTHTLPLEKINEAFDLMHNGQSIRTVIHY, encoded by the coding sequence ATGAAATCCCGCGCCGCCGTTGCCTTCGAGGCTGGCAAGCCTTTGCAGATCGTCGAGATCGATGTCGAGCCGCCTCGCGCAGGCGAAGTCCTGGTGAAGATCACGCACACCGGTGTGTGCCACACCGATGCTTTCACGCTGTCCGGCGACGACCCGGAGGGAATTTTTCCTGCCGTGCTCGGTCACGAGGGCGCCGGTGTCGTCGTCGAAGTGGGCGCGGGCGTCGTCGCGCTGGCGCCCGGCGATCATGTCATCCCGCTGTACACGGCCGAATGCCGTGCGTGCAAGTTCTGCCTTTCAGGAAAAACCAACCTGTGCCAGAAAGTGCGTGCGACGCAAGGCAAGGGGCTGATGCCCGACGCCAGTTCGCGCTTTTCATACCAGGGCCAGCCGATCTTTCACTACATGGGCTGCTCCACGTTCAGCGAGTACACCGTCGTCAACGAGATCTCGCTGGCGAAAATCAACCCGGCAGCCAACCATGAACAGGTGTGCCTGCTCGGCTGTGGCGTCACCACGGGCCTGGGTGCGGTAAAGAACACGGCCAAAGTCAAGCCAGGCGACACCGTGGCCGTGTTCGGGCTTGGCGGCATCGGTCTGGCGGTGATACAGGGCGCCAAACTGGCCCGGGCAGGCCGCATCATCGGCGTCGACACCAACCCGGGCAAGTTCGATTTGGCGCGCACCATGGGCGCGACGGACTGCGTGAACCCGAAAGACCATGCCAAGCCGATCCAGGATGTGATCGTGGAGATGACCGACGGCGGCGTGGAATTTTCCTTCGAGTGCATCGGCAATGTCGATGTGATGCGTGCGGCGCTGGAGTGCTGCCACAAAGGCTGGGGCGAGAGCGTGATCATCGGTGTGGCCGGCGCGGGGCAGGAAATCCGCACGCGGCCGTTCCAACTCGTCACCGGGCGCGTGTGGCGCGGTTCGGCCTTTGGCGGCGTCAGGGGCCGCACCGAACTGCCCGGCATGGTCGATGACGCAATGGCCGGCCGCATTCAACTGGCCCCCTTCGTCACGCACACGCTGCCGTTGGAAAAGATCAACGAGGCGTTCGACCTGATGCACAATGGGCAGTCGATTCGCACGGTCATCCACTACTGA
- a CDS encoding CoA-transferase — translation MKHLSREQMAALVARDLPMNAVVNLGIGMPTQVTDYLPADHGVLLHSENGILGMRLLGADESPDADLINAGKQSIALMEGAAIFDHACSFAIMRGGHLDVSVLGAFEVSAGGDLANWSLGADDLLPSVGGAMDLAIGARALWVMMQARTREGQSRLVAQCALPLTGAGVVHRVYTDIGVFDLQDGHFVPRALVAGLAVGALPQWVAGPVRLDRPVAVIDPPRISPAQESAP, via the coding sequence ATGAAACACCTCAGCCGTGAACAAATGGCCGCGCTGGTGGCCCGCGACCTGCCGATGAACGCCGTGGTCAACCTGGGCATCGGCATGCCGACGCAGGTGACCGATTACCTGCCCGCCGACCACGGCGTGCTCCTGCACAGCGAGAACGGGATCCTCGGCATGCGCCTGCTGGGCGCCGACGAGTCGCCGGATGCCGACCTCATCAACGCCGGCAAGCAATCCATTGCGCTGATGGAGGGGGCGGCCATCTTCGATCACGCCTGCTCGTTCGCCATCATGCGCGGCGGCCACCTCGACGTGAGCGTGCTGGGCGCGTTCGAGGTTTCCGCCGGTGGCGACTTGGCCAACTGGTCGCTCGGCGCCGACGACCTGCTGCCCTCGGTGGGCGGGGCCATGGATCTGGCCATCGGCGCCCGCGCGCTGTGGGTGATGATGCAAGCGCGCACGCGCGAAGGCCAGTCGCGCCTGGTCGCACAGTGCGCCCTGCCGCTGACGGGGGCCGGGGTCGTCCACCGGGTCTACACCGACATCGGCGTCTTCGACCTGCAAGACGGCCATTTCGTCCCCCGGGCATTGGTGGCGGGCTTGGCGGTCGGTGCGCTGCCGCAATGGGTCGCCGGGCCGGTTCGGCTGGACCGCCCGGTCGCGGTGATCGACCCGCCGCGCATATCGCCCGCACAGGAATCTGCGCCATGA
- a CDS encoding 3-oxoacid CoA-transferase subunit A produces MRDKVCHSVAQALRDVMSGASIYVGGFGGSGIPARLLRGLLDKEGVSDLTLINNNAGAGEESFLGLVRAGRVSRIVCSYPRLPGSEVLREQIVAGRLQVVVLPQGTLVECIRAAGAGLGPFYTPTGFGTPLAQGKETRMYKGRGYVLEEPLAADFAFVRASQADPAGNLVYRYAQRNFGPVMCMGAGTTIVEVERMVAPGALAPDVIVTPGLFVDRIVQDGTA; encoded by the coding sequence ATGCGCGATAAGGTCTGCCACTCGGTGGCCCAGGCATTGCGCGACGTGATGTCTGGCGCGTCGATCTATGTCGGCGGCTTTGGCGGCTCGGGCATTCCGGCCCGGCTGCTGCGCGGCCTGCTCGACAAGGAAGGGGTGAGCGACCTGACCCTGATCAACAACAACGCCGGCGCTGGCGAGGAGAGCTTTCTCGGCCTGGTGCGGGCGGGCCGGGTCAGCCGCATCGTGTGCTCCTACCCCCGCCTGCCGGGCAGCGAAGTATTGCGCGAGCAGATCGTGGCCGGCCGGCTGCAAGTAGTGGTGCTGCCGCAAGGCACCCTGGTCGAGTGCATTCGCGCCGCAGGAGCCGGGCTGGGGCCGTTTTACACACCGACCGGCTTTGGCACGCCGCTGGCGCAAGGCAAGGAGACCCGCATGTACAAAGGGCGTGGCTACGTGCTGGAAGAACCGCTCGCGGCCGACTTCGCGTTTGTCCGTGCCAGCCAGGCCGACCCCGCCGGCAACCTGGTGTACCGGTACGCGCAGCGCAACTTCGGGCCCGTCATGTGCATGGGAGCGGGCACGACCATCGTGGAAGTCGAGCGCATGGTGGCGCCGGGTGCGCTGGCGCCGGACGTGATCGTCACGCCCGGCCTGTTCGTCGATCGCATCGTGCAGGACGGTACCGCATGA
- a CDS encoding vWA domain-containing protein: MGLLFARGHWLLTLAALLLLAAVRMPPLTLPRATFRYMVTFDITQSMNVEDMGSPAAPVSRLAYARSAMREALKHLPCGSEVGWAVFSDYRALPLLMPLEVCAHYDALLSSLERIDARMAWVNASNITKGFYWVLRMGRSIGDGTRVVFITDGHESPPLRPSEHSMQNATPGESAGWLVGVGGDRPVPIPKSDPDGQRIGYWRADEVVQRNAISDTATPGPSQEHLSALHEAHLQSLAKQAGLGYRRLASPEALTSALLDAALAQRKPVRTDVHWLPAALALLLMIWHFLPALPRSPWRGLQRKQR, translated from the coding sequence TTGGGCCTGCTCTTCGCGCGGGGCCACTGGCTGCTGACGCTGGCCGCGCTGCTGTTGCTGGCCGCAGTCCGGATGCCGCCGCTGACCCTGCCGCGCGCCACCTTCCGCTACATGGTCACCTTCGACATCACGCAAAGCATGAACGTGGAGGACATGGGCAGCCCGGCAGCGCCCGTGAGCCGCCTGGCATACGCGCGCAGCGCCATGCGCGAGGCGTTGAAGCACCTGCCCTGCGGCTCTGAAGTGGGTTGGGCCGTTTTCTCCGACTACCGCGCGCTGCCCCTGCTGATGCCGCTGGAAGTCTGCGCCCACTACGATGCCCTGCTGTCGTCGCTCGAACGTATCGACGCCCGCATGGCCTGGGTCAACGCCAGCAACATCACGAAGGGGTTTTATTGGGTGCTGCGCATGGGCCGGAGCATCGGCGACGGCACGCGCGTGGTCTTCATCACCGATGGCCATGAGTCGCCGCCGCTGCGGCCATCGGAGCATTCGATGCAGAACGCCACGCCGGGCGAGAGCGCTGGCTGGCTGGTCGGCGTCGGGGGTGACCGCCCGGTGCCGATCCCGAAGTCCGATCCGGACGGCCAGCGCATCGGCTACTGGCGCGCCGACGAGGTGGTGCAGCGCAATGCCATATCGGACACCGCGACGCCGGGGCCCAGCCAGGAGCATCTTTCCGCCTTGCATGAAGCGCATCTACAATCGCTGGCCAAGCAGGCCGGCCTGGGCTATCGCCGCCTGGCCAGCCCCGAAGCATTGACCAGCGCACTGCTCGACGCAGCCCTGGCACAGCGCAAGCCGGTCAGAACCGACGTGCACTGGCTGCCGGCCGCGCTGGCGCTGCTGTTGATGATTTGGCATTTCTTGCCAGCGTTGCCCCGCTCTCCGTGGCGCGGGCTGCAGAGGAAACAACGATGA